A DNA window from Candidatus Saccharibacteria bacterium oral taxon 955 contains the following coding sequences:
- a CDS encoding type II/IV secretion system protein, whose amino-acid sequence MRILDDTLAKLLERNGVATEEQLAPLREEAARSSRSLKDVVLGEKLLTEVELTKQFAEYANIPYIEIDPRDIPTEVLNRIPERIARQYNAVIFQIDEDGLVHLAMDDPDDVQATSFIEKEVGDNTKIYIAPHENILQCLENYRGDVNEELNQVIDIQREDDGASQQVSEADVAEDSPIAQTVNLLLEYAIRSHASDIHIEPRETFVQIRYRVDGVLKEVNQLPRNVLGALVSRIKILSNLKIDERRVPQDGRFKIKVAGKQYALRVSTLPIADGEKVVMRVLDESNQAVTLQELGYWGHSLSIINNAIAEPNGMILVTGPTGSGKSTSLFSILTMLNTPDVNISTIEDPVEYKIPGVNQTQTNAKAGMTFANGLRALLRQDPNIIMVGEIRDGETANLGVQAALTGHLVFSTLHTNNAATCLPRLLDMGIEPFLIASTVKAVVGQRLVRRLCMTCRQQYAPDQTEINEIVKLFNLPEGKGFDHIHMLEQQAMEQRVGGDTPPGTNEATIVSLWRANPEGCGECNHTGYKGRVGIYEVLGISVPIQKMITANATSNQIQDQAVSEGMTTMQTDGLVKTLRGNTTLEEVLRVTRE is encoded by the coding sequence ATGCGTATTTTAGATGACACGTTGGCCAAGTTACTAGAACGCAACGGGGTGGCCACAGAAGAGCAACTTGCCCCTCTCAGAGAAGAGGCGGCTCGTTCGTCACGATCGCTAAAAGATGTCGTTCTCGGAGAAAAGCTACTTACAGAGGTTGAGCTAACGAAACAGTTTGCCGAATACGCCAATATACCCTATATAGAAATTGATCCGAGAGACATCCCGACCGAAGTGCTCAATCGTATTCCTGAGCGCATTGCTCGCCAGTACAACGCCGTGATATTTCAGATTGACGAAGATGGCCTGGTTCATCTCGCGATGGATGACCCTGACGATGTGCAGGCAACTAGTTTTATCGAGAAAGAGGTCGGCGATAACACTAAAATATATATAGCCCCTCATGAGAACATCCTGCAGTGTCTTGAAAATTACCGTGGAGACGTCAACGAAGAACTCAACCAAGTTATCGACATTCAGCGTGAAGACGACGGTGCCTCTCAGCAGGTATCAGAAGCAGACGTTGCCGAAGATTCGCCAATTGCTCAAACCGTTAATCTTCTCCTCGAATATGCAATTCGCTCTCACGCATCTGACATTCATATCGAGCCAAGAGAAACGTTTGTCCAAATTCGCTACCGTGTAGACGGCGTCCTCAAAGAAGTGAATCAGCTACCACGCAATGTCCTAGGAGCACTTGTGTCGCGTATCAAGATTCTATCCAACCTCAAGATTGACGAACGACGCGTACCACAGGACGGACGCTTCAAAATCAAAGTCGCTGGTAAACAATACGCTCTTCGTGTATCCACTTTGCCAATCGCAGACGGAGAAAAAGTTGTCATGCGTGTTCTCGACGAGTCAAACCAAGCAGTCACTCTGCAAGAGCTCGGCTACTGGGGCCACTCCCTGTCTATAATCAACAATGCAATCGCGGAGCCAAACGGCATGATCCTTGTCACAGGACCAACTGGTAGCGGTAAGTCAACCTCTCTATTTTCGATCCTAACAATGCTCAATACTCCTGATGTAAATATCTCAACAATTGAAGACCCAGTTGAGTATAAGATCCCTGGAGTCAATCAAACTCAGACAAATGCAAAAGCAGGCATGACCTTTGCGAATGGTCTGCGCGCCCTACTCCGTCAAGACCCAAATATCATTATGGTGGGAGAGATCCGTGATGGCGAGACCGCAAACCTCGGTGTTCAGGCCGCCCTAACCGGACACCTTGTTTTTAGCACTCTCCACACCAATAATGCTGCGACCTGTCTTCCACGTCTTTTGGACATGGGAATCGAACCATTTCTGATCGCTAGTACCGTCAAAGCCGTAGTTGGTCAGCGTCTCGTCCGGCGACTCTGCATGACATGTCGCCAGCAATATGCACCAGACCAAACTGAAATCAACGAAATAGTTAAGCTATTCAATCTTCCCGAGGGCAAAGGATTTGACCATATCCATATGCTAGAGCAGCAGGCGATGGAACAACGCGTCGGTGGCGACACCCCTCCCGGTACAAACGAGGCAACTATCGTCTCCCTGTGGCGTGCTAATCCTGAAGGTTGCGGCGAGTGCAATCATACCGGCTACAAAGGGCGAGTTGGTATATATGAGGTGTTGGGTATCAGCGTACCTATACAGAAAATGATCACTGCAAATGCGACCAGCAACCAAATCCAAGATCAAGCTGTCTCCGAGGGCATGACAACAATGCAAACTGACGGACTCGTTAAAACACTACGGGGCAACACAACACTTGAAGAAGTATTAAGGGTAACACGCGAGTAA
- a CDS encoding alpha/beta fold hydrolase produces the protein MKRAVLLHGTDGELGEHWFGWLSTWLEARGYKIFEPQLPNCHTPDRREYHHFLTHQGWDFADNLLVGHSSGATTVLNLLQSNDIPVVETAILVSAFLNERLTIGTNQYEPGQFDNLWPEVGFDAEKIRRGARRILFIHSDNDPYCSYDDAREFADKVGAEFVAVHDGQHFGLESGLRELPQITDYLDSIALDENGRSRDSCNENN, from the coding sequence ATGAAAAGAGCTGTTTTGCTTCATGGCACTGATGGTGAGCTAGGAGAGCACTGGTTTGGTTGGCTAAGTACTTGGCTAGAGGCGCGAGGTTACAAAATTTTTGAGCCACAGTTGCCAAACTGCCACACGCCAGATAGGCGAGAATATCATCATTTTTTGACGCATCAAGGTTGGGATTTTGCAGATAACCTTTTGGTCGGACATTCTTCTGGTGCGACGACAGTTTTGAATCTGCTCCAGTCGAATGATATACCAGTAGTTGAGACGGCAATTCTAGTTAGCGCGTTCTTGAATGAGCGTTTGACAATCGGTACGAATCAATATGAGCCAGGTCAGTTTGATAATTTGTGGCCTGAGGTTGGTTTTGATGCTGAGAAGATTCGTCGTGGCGCAAGACGGATACTATTTATCCATAGCGACAACGACCCATACTGCTCTTATGATGACGCTAGGGAGTTTGCCGATAAGGTAGGTGCAGAATTCGTAGCAGTCCATGACGGACAGCATTTTGGATTGGAGTCGGGACTGAGAGAGCTGCCCCAGATAACGGATTATCTTGATAGTATAGCGTTGGATGAAAATGGGAGGAGCCGTGACTCGTGTAATGAAAATAACTGA
- a CDS encoding NUDIX domain-containing protein gives MSERVTLRDGWGNLAVTLSCKAIVRDGEKIWLRKNERGDWELPGGRLDEVEQPEQTVVREVAEEIGIELLSPRLVDVYIWEKDFGKTTHIGIVTFVGDAGQVVGGFESEGEVGRAEFKKFTVDEALALDNLSEPYKRAIQKMLTV, from the coding sequence GTGTCTGAGCGGGTAACGCTACGTGACGGCTGGGGAAATCTGGCCGTCACGCTTTCGTGTAAGGCGATTGTGCGCGATGGCGAAAAGATCTGGTTGCGAAAAAATGAGCGCGGAGATTGGGAACTGCCAGGCGGTCGACTTGATGAGGTGGAGCAGCCAGAACAGACAGTCGTGCGTGAGGTTGCCGAGGAGATCGGTATTGAGTTATTGTCACCGCGTCTTGTTGATGTATATATTTGGGAAAAGGATTTTGGGAAGACAACGCATATCGGTATCGTGACGTTTGTCGGTGATGCTGGTCAGGTGGTCGGTGGGTTTGAATCTGAAGGCGAGGTGGGTAGGGCTGAATTCAAAAAGTTCACTGTTGACGAGGCTTTGGCGCTTGATAATCTATCGGAGCCTTATAAACGGGCAATCCAAAAGATGCTTACTGTATGA
- the tsaE gene encoding tRNA (adenosine(37)-N6)-threonylcarbamoyltransferase complex ATPase subunit type 1 TsaE, with translation MEQEVADAQAMITLGTHIGALCAGGEVIELIGDIGAGKTTLTKGLAMGMGIDEDIQSPTFTISRVYTSESGLVLAHYDFYRLQDPGIMSAELRESVNDPKTVTVIEWGGVVAGVLPSDTLRLRINSLLDDVRSVTMTAGGPRSRRILEEMS, from the coding sequence ATGGAGCAAGAAGTAGCTGACGCACAAGCAATGATCACGCTAGGTACTCACATTGGCGCATTATGCGCTGGGGGTGAGGTTATCGAGCTTATTGGTGATATCGGTGCTGGTAAGACGACACTAACCAAGGGGTTAGCTATGGGGATGGGGATTGATGAAGATATCCAGAGTCCGACGTTTACGATCAGTCGAGTTTATACTTCCGAGAGTGGGCTTGTGCTTGCACATTATGACTTTTATAGGTTGCAAGATCCAGGAATTATGAGCGCTGAGCTGCGTGAGTCGGTTAATGACCCAAAGACCGTGACTGTTATCGAGTGGGGTGGAGTAGTTGCTGGAGTTTTGCCTAGCGATACATTGCGGCTACGGATCAATTCGCTACTCGATGACGTTCGATCGGTCACGATGACGGCAGGAGGTCCTCGTAGTCGTCGCATTCTAGAGGAGATGTCGTGA
- a CDS encoding sortase — translation MLVIKQKRSRHTALSRIIVSVAILLVGGGLYLLSIISAPAIAPIIATKPIEVKTLPAPVEKNNRLVIPKIGVNIDYAPGEESLDRGAQWRYPERGNPAVGGNFIIAAHRFSIQPTPTSTIEKSPFYHIDKLALGDKVIIDYLGVRYGYEIDRIFEVEPTQTEVEESSDTAKLTLYTCELSGAQGKRAVLTAKPLGKVAL, via the coding sequence GTGCTAGTTATCAAACAAAAACGATCAAGACATACGGCGCTATCGCGAATTATTGTATCGGTCGCAATTCTTTTGGTCGGTGGAGGGCTGTATTTACTTTCGATCATCTCTGCTCCAGCCATCGCTCCCATTATCGCCACAAAACCAATTGAAGTAAAAACACTGCCTGCGCCCGTCGAAAAGAATAATCGACTAGTTATCCCAAAAATTGGCGTCAATATTGATTACGCACCAGGCGAAGAGTCGCTTGACCGCGGCGCCCAGTGGCGCTACCCAGAAAGAGGAAATCCCGCCGTCGGAGGCAACTTTATCATCGCAGCACATCGCTTCAGCATTCAACCAACTCCCACTAGCACTATCGAGAAATCGCCATTTTATCATATCGACAAGTTAGCCCTAGGAGATAAAGTGATCATTGACTACCTGGGAGTGCGCTACGGGTACGAAATTGACCGTATATTTGAAGTAGAGCCTACGCAAACCGAGGTTGAAGAATCCAGCGATACCGCAAAACTGACACTATATACCTGCGAGCTAAGTGGCGCTCAAGGGAAACGAGCTGTTCTCACCGCAAAACCACTCGGAAAAGTCGCTCTCTAG
- a CDS encoding 2,3-bisphosphoglycerate-dependent phosphoglycerate mutase has product MTEKKSHRGLLVISRHAESEWNLLGKWTGLTDVNLTEKGAHESTMLGELLRDIDFDGAYTSDLKRTKQTLAGIIKGKLADVTVNDKSIKHHPALNERDYGDLTGKNKWEVKDEIGEEAFNGIRRGWDYPVPGGETLKAVHGRVVPYFEAEILPRLQAGENMLLVAHGNSIRALMKHLEGIDECDMAEVEMPFGTLLMYYFEPNSSLPRTKQTRKIDITPPHA; this is encoded by the coding sequence ATGACAGAAAAGAAATCACACAGAGGATTATTGGTTATTAGCCGACACGCTGAGAGTGAATGGAACTTGCTTGGGAAGTGGACGGGACTTACGGATGTTAATCTGACTGAAAAAGGTGCACATGAGTCGACTATGCTTGGAGAATTGCTTCGTGATATTGATTTTGATGGCGCTTATACCTCAGATCTAAAACGCACTAAGCAAACACTTGCTGGGATTATCAAAGGTAAGTTGGCTGATGTAACCGTTAATGATAAATCGATCAAGCATCATCCAGCGCTGAACGAGCGAGATTATGGTGATCTGACAGGTAAAAATAAATGGGAAGTCAAAGATGAGATTGGCGAAGAGGCGTTTAATGGCATCCGTCGAGGGTGGGATTACCCAGTGCCAGGTGGCGAAACTCTCAAGGCGGTTCATGGGCGTGTTGTGCCGTATTTTGAAGCTGAGATTTTGCCGAGGCTTCAGGCCGGAGAGAACATGTTGTTGGTCGCTCACGGAAACTCAATCCGTGCTTTGATGAAGCATCTTGAGGGTATTGATGAGTGTGATATGGCCGAGGTTGAGATGCCATTTGGTACGCTTCTAATGTATTATTTCGAGCCAAATAGTTCGCTGCCACGCACTAAGCAGACTCGAAAGATTGATATCACCCCTCCTCACGCATAA
- a CDS encoding phosphopyruvate hydratase, giving the protein MHRFAYKFKSGLQYKGMQNFSISSIKARQILDSRGNPTVEADVILADGTLGRAAVPSGASTGSGEALELRDGDNSWGGKSVYTAVKNVNTIIAPTLIGKDASSQREVDEAMFALDGTDNKSNLGANAILSVSLAVAKAVAVSKKQPLWKYIAEMTESHATLPLPMMNVMNGGAHAGFATDIQEFMIICKGADTIEKALQMGTEVFHALAKVLKSKDYPTTVGDEGGFAPRVHNGNREPLELLTEAITAAGYKPGVDIVFALDAASSEFYENGKYRLKCENRELTSAEMVDWLENLVNEFPIVSIEDGLAEDDWDGWKLLQERIGERVQLVGDDLLVTNTRLLQRGIDEKAANAILIKPNQIGSLTETIQAVKMAQSAGWNTVMSHRSGETEDVTISHLAVGLGCGQIKTGSLSRTDRVAKYNELLRISEDTPLTLATPFTS; this is encoded by the coding sequence ATGCACCGATTTGCATACAAGTTCAAATCAGGGTTACAATATAAAGGTATGCAAAATTTTTCTATATCATCTATCAAAGCACGACAAATCTTAGACTCACGCGGCAACCCAACGGTTGAAGCTGACGTCATTCTCGCTGACGGAACCCTCGGACGAGCCGCTGTTCCTAGTGGCGCAAGTACGGGCTCAGGCGAGGCGCTTGAGCTACGCGATGGCGATAATTCATGGGGCGGCAAATCTGTTTACACCGCCGTAAAAAACGTCAACACCATCATCGCCCCTACACTCATTGGCAAAGATGCCAGCAGCCAACGTGAAGTCGATGAGGCGATGTTTGCGCTAGACGGAACTGACAATAAATCTAATTTAGGCGCAAATGCGATCCTCAGTGTTAGTCTCGCCGTAGCAAAAGCCGTTGCCGTGTCCAAGAAGCAACCGCTCTGGAAATATATCGCTGAAATGACAGAAAGCCACGCTACCCTGCCACTACCTATGATGAACGTCATGAATGGTGGCGCGCACGCAGGATTTGCCACTGACATACAGGAGTTTATGATCATCTGTAAGGGTGCTGACACAATCGAAAAAGCGCTTCAAATGGGTACAGAAGTATTTCACGCTCTTGCAAAAGTTCTAAAAAGCAAAGATTACCCAACAACGGTTGGCGATGAAGGTGGATTTGCACCGCGAGTTCATAACGGTAACCGCGAACCGCTTGAACTGCTAACCGAAGCAATTACTGCAGCTGGCTATAAGCCTGGCGTCGATATCGTATTTGCCCTTGACGCTGCATCAAGTGAGTTCTACGAGAACGGCAAATATCGACTCAAGTGCGAAAACCGCGAACTAACAAGCGCTGAAATGGTTGACTGGCTCGAAAACCTCGTCAACGAGTTCCCGATCGTTAGCATCGAGGATGGACTAGCCGAAGACGACTGGGACGGCTGGAAGTTGCTCCAGGAGCGTATCGGCGAGCGTGTCCAGCTCGTAGGCGATGACTTGCTTGTCACAAATACGAGGCTCCTTCAGCGAGGCATCGATGAGAAAGCAGCTAACGCAATTCTTATTAAGCCAAATCAAATTGGCTCACTCACCGAGACAATCCAAGCCGTTAAAATGGCGCAATCAGCAGGCTGGAACACGGTCATGAGTCATCGATCAGGAGAAACCGAAGATGTCACAATTAGCCACCTCGCCGTTGGTCTTGGCTGCGGACAGATCAAAACTGGCTCACTCTCACGCACTGATCGCGTTGCCAAGTATAATGAGCTACTACGCATCTCAGAGGATACGCCCCTCACTCTAGCGACTCCGTTCACAAGCTAG
- a CDS encoding NUDIX domain-containing protein: MKRVRLNLLNKEAIRQRRFKRLLKKLDLRASSAGVVLEDVEGNVLVVKATYKDYWSFPGGIVDVGETPLMAAVRECSEEVGVVLNPDNLIFRFVVNRVSEIAITYQFIFAGSISPDQKLLLKLDGKEIEAYDFVSKSQILEKDRRYSQSVALWAKDFLGGYNEQRFGDSY; the protein is encoded by the coding sequence GTGAAACGCGTGCGATTGAATTTGCTAAATAAAGAAGCGATTCGTCAGCGTCGTTTTAAGAGACTTCTCAAGAAACTGGACTTGAGAGCCTCGAGTGCGGGTGTTGTCCTAGAGGACGTAGAGGGTAATGTTCTAGTCGTCAAGGCTACCTACAAAGACTATTGGTCATTTCCTGGCGGAATAGTTGATGTCGGGGAAACGCCACTCATGGCGGCGGTGAGAGAGTGTAGCGAGGAGGTTGGCGTTGTACTGAATCCTGATAATCTGATATTTCGATTTGTCGTCAACCGTGTGAGTGAAATAGCAATTACCTACCAATTTATCTTTGCGGGGAGCATCAGTCCAGATCAGAAACTGCTACTAAAACTAGATGGCAAGGAAATAGAAGCTTATGATTTTGTTTCTAAGTCTCAAATCTTGGAGAAGGATCGGCGATACTCGCAGTCGGTTGCGCTTTGGGCAAAAGATTTTTTGGGAGGCTACAACGAACAGCGATTTGGTGACAGCTACTAG
- a CDS encoding type II secretion system F family protein — MPNFLYTATNAQGKTVTGSLEANDRSGAIASLKKQNLNPINIKEGSDKKSLASFNLLGGSRIKNDDLVMFTRQLSAMVSAGVPLLRALSSQHDHTDSPALKKVLAGAIKDVEGGSQLADALSKYPNAFNDVYINMVRAGEAAGILDDILKRLAMQQEKNASMRKKIKSAMTYPTVLLVITVLAFFGLMIFVIPQIGKILKDLGGPDAELPILTQAMLGISDFMLKYGLFILPVVIAGIVFFVRWLKTPAGKKIFHTVVLKIPMIQPIVQKVAIARFARTFSALMGAGVAVLEALNVTARAVGNVVYEQTLVDAAEQVKNGKTLSGVIEKNDLFPPIVAQMLSVGEETGQTDTVLVKVADFYEEEVNVAIDGISSIIEPVMILVMGSMVGLIAASVMGPIANLAQSIKG, encoded by the coding sequence ATGCCAAACTTTTTATACACCGCAACCAATGCACAAGGAAAAACTGTCACGGGTTCACTTGAGGCCAATGACCGTAGTGGCGCAATTGCATCACTCAAAAAACAAAATCTCAACCCCATCAATATCAAGGAGGGCTCAGATAAAAAATCCCTCGCTTCGTTCAACCTGCTGGGCGGAAGCCGGATAAAGAACGATGACCTCGTGATGTTTACTCGCCAACTAAGCGCTATGGTATCAGCCGGTGTCCCCCTGCTCCGCGCATTAAGCTCGCAGCACGATCACACCGATAGTCCAGCCCTCAAAAAAGTCCTGGCCGGCGCAATCAAAGATGTTGAAGGCGGCTCTCAACTAGCCGACGCTCTGAGTAAATATCCCAATGCCTTTAACGACGTATATATAAACATGGTACGCGCCGGAGAAGCCGCTGGTATTCTTGACGATATCCTCAAACGATTAGCGATGCAACAAGAAAAAAACGCCTCCATGCGCAAAAAAATCAAAAGCGCCATGACGTACCCAACTGTCCTACTGGTCATTACAGTTCTTGCCTTTTTTGGGCTGATGATTTTTGTTATTCCTCAGATTGGAAAGATACTCAAAGATCTTGGCGGTCCTGATGCCGAGCTTCCAATACTAACCCAGGCAATGCTTGGTATTAGTGACTTTATGCTAAAATACGGCTTATTTATCCTCCCAGTAGTTATCGCCGGCATCGTGTTCTTCGTGCGCTGGCTCAAAACTCCTGCTGGAAAGAAGATATTTCATACCGTAGTACTCAAAATCCCAATGATCCAGCCAATCGTTCAAAAAGTAGCTATCGCTCGATTTGCTCGCACTTTCTCGGCACTAATGGGAGCAGGAGTCGCCGTCCTTGAAGCTTTAAACGTCACTGCACGCGCCGTTGGTAACGTAGTCTACGAACAGACGCTCGTTGACGCCGCTGAGCAAGTCAAAAACGGAAAAACTCTTTCAGGAGTCATCGAAAAAAATGACTTATTTCCACCAATTGTCGCACAAATGCTGTCAGTTGGAGAAGAAACCGGTCAGACCGATACCGTCCTCGTCAAGGTCGCTGACTTTTACGAAGAAGAGGTCAATGTTGCAATCGATGGTATCAGCTCAATTATCGAACCAGTCATGATTCTAGTTATGGGTAGTATGGTAGGTCTTATTGCAGCAAGCGTGATGGGACCAATCGCAAACCTAGCGCAAAGCATCAAAGGTTAA
- the rny gene encoding ribonuclease Y, with the protein MVLEIIAAGAGIVLGVGGKLIYDKQRTTKSKHDAERIVARAETKASDIILKAKDEALKLEQERRREMQKVENRLADRENTLDRKLDELDKRSEKLRKEEDEVESLKGEIREIRAKQQEKLEKIAGLKKKDAAEKLMKMTERDIKNDLTGLVAKLQKEAVDDAEERAQLIILGAMERMSSEVTAERTVTAVKLTDDEMKGRIIGKEGRNIQAMQRATGVDFLVDDTPGMVVLSSFDPIRRQVARLGLEMLMKDGRIHPGRIEEVFAKAEKQIEKEVVRAGEDAAREVGVTGIPKELLKLLGELKYRTSYGQNVLMHSTEMAHMAGMIAEEIGANVRVTKIATLLHDMGKAVTHKVEGKHHHIGAELARKAGMSDEIVHAIEAHHDDIEATTPEALIVRVCDAISAARPGARNISAENFAERMRDLENIATSFKGIDKAYAISAGREVRVIVRPENVDDLSAIKLARDIATKIESTMQYPGTIKVNVIRETRAIEFAK; encoded by the coding sequence ATGGTGTTAGAGATTATCGCCGCTGGTGCTGGTATTGTTCTTGGCGTGGGTGGAAAGCTGATTTACGACAAGCAACGTACGACTAAAAGTAAGCACGATGCCGAGAGGATAGTTGCTCGAGCCGAGACAAAAGCAAGTGATATTATCTTAAAGGCTAAAGATGAGGCGCTAAAACTCGAGCAAGAGAGGCGCCGCGAGATGCAAAAAGTCGAGAATCGTCTAGCCGATCGTGAGAATACGCTGGATCGAAAACTCGACGAGCTCGATAAACGCTCGGAAAAACTGCGTAAAGAAGAGGATGAAGTCGAGTCCCTCAAGGGTGAGATTCGTGAGATCCGTGCAAAGCAACAAGAGAAATTAGAAAAAATAGCTGGTCTCAAGAAGAAAGATGCAGCCGAGAAGCTCATGAAGATGACTGAGCGTGATATCAAGAACGACTTGACCGGTCTAGTCGCAAAACTTCAGAAAGAGGCGGTGGATGACGCGGAGGAGCGAGCTCAGCTTATTATCCTCGGGGCGATGGAGCGTATGTCTAGCGAGGTGACCGCGGAGCGGACTGTAACGGCGGTCAAGCTAACTGATGATGAGATGAAAGGTCGCATCATCGGTAAAGAGGGTAGAAATATCCAAGCGATGCAGCGCGCTACAGGTGTTGACTTTCTCGTTGACGATACACCGGGTATGGTGGTGCTGAGTTCGTTTGATCCTATTCGTCGCCAGGTCGCACGGCTTGGGCTTGAAATGTTGATGAAAGACGGACGAATCCATCCTGGGCGCATCGAGGAGGTGTTTGCAAAAGCTGAAAAGCAGATTGAGAAAGAAGTTGTTCGAGCCGGTGAGGATGCGGCGCGCGAAGTTGGTGTAACGGGTATTCCAAAAGAGCTTTTGAAGCTACTGGGAGAGTTAAAGTATCGTACTAGCTATGGTCAGAACGTTCTCATGCATAGCACTGAAATGGCGCATATGGCAGGGATGATTGCCGAGGAAATTGGCGCTAACGTTCGCGTGACAAAGATTGCCACTCTGCTCCATGACATGGGTAAGGCAGTAACTCATAAGGTAGAAGGAAAACACCACCATATTGGAGCTGAGCTAGCTAGAAAAGCTGGTATGAGTGATGAGATTGTCCACGCGATTGAAGCACACCATGACGACATCGAGGCAACGACCCCAGAGGCATTGATCGTGCGTGTATGTGATGCGATTTCGGCGGCTCGTCCAGGTGCGCGCAATATATCAGCAGAAAACTTTGCAGAGAGAATGCGTGATCTTGAGAATATCGCGACAAGCTTCAAGGGTATCGATAAGGCTTATGCTATCAGTGCGGGTCGTGAAGTGCGTGTAATTGTACGACCCGAGAATGTTGATGATCTTTCAGCGATTAAGCTGGCCCGCGATATTGCGACAAAGATCGAAAGCACGATGCAGTATCCAGGTACGATTAAGGTAAATGTAATCCGTGAAACGCGTGCGATTGAATTTGCTAAATAA
- the pilM gene encoding type IV pilus assembly protein PilM, translated as MSKLFYKDKPFIGLDISQTGIKVMSIDPKRWLVIGYGSLDLDPAKVQVSLDNPEDTYLTESLTSLLQKNIVGTLRSDHVIVGLPTGKTFSRTFTVPVTEEKHIDNAVEIEVDQYIPIPLGSLYVDHEIIERTKEELTVIMSAVPQTLVDTCLQAVRSAGLTPIIAEPSINAVARVIEATEEGHLSTVIVDIGAANTDIAVLDKGAIRITSSVGIGGNTFTIDIAKKLNIALENAHQYKVLNGLNSGPRQAKISAAMRPSLERIVTEIRKVIRYYNERLVDNRKIEQILIVGGGANVPGIGEFFTNELVMPARVASPWQKLDFGNLPEPNKQFRPRYITVAGLACVTPEEVWK; from the coding sequence ATGTCAAAATTATTCTATAAAGACAAACCGTTTATTGGCCTTGACATCAGTCAGACTGGTATAAAAGTGATGTCAATCGACCCGAAGCGATGGCTGGTTATTGGGTATGGTTCACTCGACCTCGACCCCGCTAAAGTCCAGGTGTCACTTGATAACCCCGAGGACACTTACCTTACAGAGAGTCTCACCTCACTCCTCCAAAAAAATATCGTCGGCACACTGAGATCAGATCACGTTATCGTTGGACTGCCAACAGGCAAGACATTCTCCCGAACATTTACAGTCCCGGTAACTGAGGAAAAACACATCGACAATGCCGTTGAGATTGAGGTTGATCAGTACATCCCTATCCCTCTCGGATCTCTTTACGTTGATCACGAAATTATCGAACGGACAAAGGAGGAGCTGACTGTTATCATGTCAGCCGTGCCACAGACTCTAGTTGACACCTGTCTCCAGGCGGTCAGAAGCGCAGGTCTCACGCCAATCATCGCTGAACCGAGCATCAATGCGGTCGCTCGCGTCATAGAAGCAACCGAAGAGGGGCACCTATCAACAGTTATCGTCGATATTGGCGCTGCCAATACCGATATTGCCGTACTCGATAAAGGAGCTATCCGAATTACAAGTAGTGTCGGCATCGGTGGCAACACATTCACAATTGACATTGCAAAGAAGCTCAACATTGCTCTTGAAAATGCTCATCAGTACAAAGTCCTAAACGGACTCAACTCTGGACCACGACAAGCAAAAATATCGGCAGCAATGCGACCAAGCCTTGAGCGTATTGTCACGGAAATTCGTAAGGTTATCCGATACTACAACGAGCGGCTAGTCGATAATCGCAAAATTGAGCAGATCCTAATTGTCGGTGGTGGTGCAAACGTCCCAGGTATCGGTGAGTTCTTTACAAATGAGCTAGTTATGCCAGCTCGAGTTGCTAGCCCGTGGCAGAAACTTGATTTCGGCAACCTGCCAGAACCAAACAAGCAATTTCGGCCTCGTTACATAACCGTGGCGGGTCTTGCATGCGTTACACCAGAGGAGGTATGGAAATGA